The following proteins are encoded in a genomic region of Streptomyces gobiensis:
- the treS gene encoding maltose alpha-D-glucosyltransferase, which yields MSVNEPVPDTFEDTPAKDLDPEWFKRAVFYEVLVRSFQDSNGDGIGDLKGLTAKLDYLQWLGVDCLWLPPFFKSPLKDGGYDVSDYTSVLPEFGDLADFVEFVDSAHQRGMRVIIDMVMNHTSDQHEWFQESRRDPQGPYGDYYVWADDDKQYGDARIIFVDTEASNWTFDPVRKQYYFHRFFSHQPDLNYENPVVQEEMISALRFWLDLGIDGFRLDAVPYLYAEEGTNCENLPQSHAFLKRVRAEIDAHYPDTVLLAEANQWPEDVVDYFGSFDKGGDECHMAFHFPVMPRIFMAVRRESRYPVSEVLAKTPAIPSSCQWGIFLRNHDELTLEMVTDEERDYMYAEYAKDPRMRANIGIRRRLAPLLDNDRNQIELFTALLLSLPGSPILYYGDEIGMGDNIWLGDRDAVRTPMQWTPDRNAGFSSCDPGRLFLPAIMDPVYGYQVTNVEAAMSSPSSLLHWTRRMVEIRKQNPAFGLGEYTELQSSNPAVLAFLREYQDDLVMCVHNFSRFPQPTELDLRAWGGRHPVELIGGVRFPAIGEWPYLLTLAGHGFYWFRLRHQPSP from the coding sequence ATGAGCGTCAATGAGCCCGTCCCCGACACCTTTGAGGACACGCCCGCGAAGGACCTCGATCCAGAGTGGTTCAAGCGTGCGGTCTTCTATGAAGTCCTGGTCCGTTCCTTTCAGGACAGTAACGGCGACGGCATCGGCGATCTGAAAGGCCTCACCGCAAAGCTCGACTATCTGCAGTGGCTGGGCGTTGACTGCCTGTGGCTGCCGCCGTTCTTCAAGTCGCCACTCAAGGACGGCGGCTACGATGTGTCGGATTACACCTCGGTGCTCCCCGAGTTCGGCGATCTCGCCGACTTCGTGGAGTTCGTCGACTCCGCGCACCAGCGGGGCATGCGGGTCATCATCGACATGGTCATGAACCACACCAGCGATCAGCATGAGTGGTTCCAGGAGTCCCGCCGTGACCCGCAGGGTCCGTACGGCGACTACTACGTCTGGGCCGACGACGACAAGCAGTACGGGGACGCCCGGATCATCTTCGTGGATACGGAGGCGTCCAACTGGACCTTTGATCCGGTACGCAAGCAGTACTACTTCCACCGCTTCTTCTCGCACCAGCCGGATCTCAACTATGAGAACCCGGTGGTGCAGGAGGAAATGATTTCCGCCCTGCGGTTCTGGCTGGATCTGGGCATCGACGGCTTCCGGCTGGACGCGGTCCCGTATCTCTACGCCGAGGAGGGCACCAACTGCGAGAACCTTCCGCAGTCGCACGCTTTCCTCAAGCGGGTCCGCGCGGAGATCGACGCCCACTACCCGGACACCGTCCTGCTCGCCGAGGCCAATCAGTGGCCAGAGGATGTTGTCGACTACTTCGGCAGCTTCGACAAGGGCGGCGACGAGTGCCATATGGCGTTCCACTTCCCGGTCATGCCGCGCATCTTTATGGCGGTACGCCGGGAATCCCGCTACCCGGTCTCGGAAGTCCTCGCCAAGACCCCGGCTATTCCGTCCAGCTGTCAGTGGGGCATCTTCCTGCGCAACCATGACGAGCTGACGCTTGAAATGGTGACGGACGAAGAGCGTGACTACATGTACGCCGAGTACGCCAAGGATCCCCGGATGCGGGCCAATATCGGCATCCGGCGACGCCTCGCCCCGCTGCTCGACAATGACCGCAACCAGATTGAGCTCTTCACGGCCCTGCTGCTGTCACTGCCCGGCTCGCCGATCCTCTACTACGGCGACGAGATCGGCATGGGCGACAATATCTGGCTCGGCGACCGGGACGCGGTACGCACCCCGATGCAGTGGACGCCCGACCGTAACGCGGGCTTCTCCTCCTGCGATCCCGGGCGGCTCTTCCTGCCAGCGATCATGGACCCGGTCTACGGCTACCAGGTCACCAATGTGGAAGCGGCGATGAGCTCGCCCTCCTCACTGCTGCACTGGACGCGGCGGATGGTCGAGATCCGTAAGCAGAATCCGGCCTTCGGGCTGGGCGAGTACACCGAGCTGCAGTCATCGAACCCGGCGGTGCTCGCCTTCCTGCGCGAGTACCAGGACGACCTGGTGATGTGTGTGCACAACTTCTCCCGCTTCCCGCAACCCACCGAGCTGGATCTACGGGCCTGGGGCGGCCGGCACCCGGTGGAGCTGATCGGCGGCGTGCGCTTCCCGGCGATCGGCGAATGGCCGTATCTGCTGACCCTGGCGGGTCATGGCTTCTACTGGTTCCGCCTGCGGCACCAGCCGAGCCCGTAA
- a CDS encoding alpha-1,4-glucan--maltose-1-phosphate maltosyltransferase translates to MIGRIPVLDIKPLVDCGRRPAKAVAGETFQVSATIFREGHDAVAANVVLRDPTGRGGPWLPMRELVPGTDRWGAEVTPETEGRWTFAIEAWGDPITTWRRHAAIKIPADVDTELTLREGAELHERAAAEVPKSEGRAVVLDAVDALRDKGRPAAIRLAAALAPEVTAVLERRPLRELVTCSRALPLQVERKRALFGSWYELFPRSEGAVVKEGEPPVSGTLRTAAERLPALASMGFDVVYLPPIHPIGNAFRKGRDNALSAGPYDVGCPWAIGSGEGGHDAIHPDLGTFADFDYFVSKARTLRMEVALDFALQCSPDHPWVKEHPEWFHKRADGTIAYAENPPKKYQDIYPIAFDTGPEVYRGLVAETLRVLRFWMERGVRIFRVDNPHTKPVAFWEKVIADINRADPDVIFLAEAFTRPAMMHTLARVGFQQSYTYFTWRNSKQELTDYLSELAGDAAAYMRPNFFVNTPDILHAYLQGGGRPAFEIRAVLAATLSPSWGVYSGYELCEATPVRAGSEEYLHSEKYELRPRDWAAAERTGRSITPLITALNRLRRRHPALQQLRGLRFHRTNNEQVIAYSKRSTEPYADSVLVVVNLDPHHTHEATVSLDMADLGLTPAQESGAEPFPVRDELTGETYHWGRDNYVRLEPGCTDTQPLRAPAHIFSLRPSSPTGGSPNDERQ, encoded by the coding sequence ATGATCGGTCGCATCCCCGTCCTGGACATCAAGCCGCTCGTCGACTGCGGGCGCCGCCCCGCGAAAGCCGTGGCGGGCGAGACCTTCCAGGTGTCCGCCACCATCTTCCGGGAAGGGCATGACGCGGTAGCGGCCAATGTGGTGCTGCGCGATCCCACCGGACGTGGCGGGCCCTGGCTTCCCATGCGGGAGCTCGTCCCCGGCACCGACCGCTGGGGCGCCGAGGTCACCCCGGAAACAGAAGGCCGCTGGACCTTCGCGATCGAGGCGTGGGGCGATCCGATCACGACCTGGCGCAGGCACGCCGCGATCAAGATCCCGGCCGACGTCGACACCGAGCTGACCCTCCGCGAAGGCGCTGAGCTGCATGAGCGCGCCGCCGCCGAGGTGCCCAAGAGCGAGGGCCGGGCCGTCGTACTGGACGCCGTGGACGCGCTGCGCGACAAGGGCCGCCCGGCCGCCATCCGGCTGGCCGCCGCGCTCGCCCCGGAGGTGACGGCCGTACTGGAGCGGCGTCCGCTGCGTGAGCTGGTCACCTGCTCCCGGGCGCTGCCGCTCCAAGTGGAGCGTAAACGCGCCCTGTTCGGCTCCTGGTATGAGCTGTTCCCGCGCTCCGAGGGTGCCGTCGTCAAGGAGGGCGAGCCGCCAGTCTCCGGCACTCTGCGTACCGCGGCCGAGCGGCTGCCCGCACTTGCCTCGATGGGCTTCGACGTGGTCTATCTGCCGCCGATCCACCCCATCGGCAATGCCTTCCGCAAGGGCCGTGACAACGCCCTTTCCGCGGGGCCGTATGACGTCGGCTGCCCCTGGGCCATCGGCTCCGGCGAGGGCGGCCATGACGCCATCCACCCGGATCTGGGCACCTTCGCCGACTTCGACTACTTCGTCAGCAAGGCCCGTACGCTGCGGATGGAGGTCGCCCTCGACTTCGCCCTCCAGTGCTCTCCTGACCACCCCTGGGTCAAGGAACACCCTGAGTGGTTCCACAAGCGGGCTGACGGAACGATCGCCTACGCCGAGAACCCGCCCAAGAAGTACCAGGACATCTACCCGATCGCCTTTGACACCGGCCCGGAGGTCTACCGTGGCCTGGTCGCCGAGACGCTGCGTGTGCTGCGTTTCTGGATGGAACGCGGTGTGCGTATCTTCCGCGTCGACAATCCGCACACCAAGCCGGTGGCGTTCTGGGAAAAGGTCATTGCCGACATCAACCGCGCCGACCCGGATGTCATCTTCCTCGCCGAGGCCTTCACCCGGCCCGCCATGATGCACACCCTGGCACGTGTCGGCTTCCAGCAGTCGTACACGTACTTCACCTGGCGCAACAGCAAGCAGGAGCTGACGGACTATCTCAGCGAGCTGGCCGGGGACGCGGCCGCCTATATGCGGCCCAACTTCTTTGTGAACACGCCCGACATTCTGCACGCGTATCTCCAGGGCGGCGGCCGTCCCGCCTTTGAGATCCGGGCCGTGCTCGCCGCCACCCTCTCCCCCAGCTGGGGTGTCTACTCCGGATATGAGCTGTGCGAGGCCACCCCCGTGCGGGCGGGCAGCGAGGAGTATCTGCACTCCGAGAAGTATGAGCTGCGCCCCCGCGACTGGGCCGCCGCCGAGCGCACCGGACGCTCCATCACCCCGCTCATCACCGCGCTCAACCGGCTGCGCCGCCGCCATCCGGCGCTGCAGCAGCTACGCGGGCTGCGCTTCCACCGTACGAACAACGAGCAGGTCATCGCCTACTCCAAGCGCAGCACCGAGCCCTACGCCGACTCGGTGCTGGTGGTGGTCAACCTCGATCCGCACCACACCCACGAAGCGACGGTGTCGTTGGACATGGCGGACCTCGGCCTCACCCCTGCGCAGGAAAGTGGCGCCGAACCCTTTCCGGTGCGCGATGAGCTCACCGGCGAGACCTACCACTGGGGCAGGGACAACTATGTGCGCCTGGAGCCCGGCTGTACTGATACGCAGCCTCTCCGGGCCCCGGCGCACATCTTCTCCCTGCGACCGTCCTCACCGACCGGAGGGTCACCCAACGATGAGCGTCAATGA
- the glgP gene encoding alpha-glucan family phosphorylase yields the protein MKAIRRFSVRPVLPESLRPLSELARNLRWSWHPDTRELFRYADPEGWRAAGGDPVRLLSSVSANRLAQLARDRGFLRRLAMGIGDLHDYLSEPRWYQSAGDQLPAAIAYFSPEFGITAALPQYSGGLGILAGDHLKAASDLGVPLIGVGLLYRHGYFRQSLSRDGWQQERYPVLDPNELPLELMREGGGSPVQVELTLPGDRRLRAYVWQAQVGRVPLLLLDSDVEDNASAERGVTDRLYGGGREQRLLQEMLLGIGGVRAVRAYCRITGHPEPEVFHTNEGHAGFLGLERIRELSRYGVSFDAALEAVRAGTVFTTHTPVSAGIDRFDRELVARHFGEDGELPGIDVAQVLRLGMETYPGGEPNLFNMAVMGLRLAQRANGVSTLHGAVSREMFAGLWPGFDSAEVPITSITNGVHAPTWVAPEVSERTSRLPDSDLWELRRTLREQLVLEVRQRLYDSWRQRGAARAELGWINGVLDPDVLTIGFARRVPSYKRLTLMLRDRDRLMRLLRHPEQPIQLVVAGKAHPADDSGKKLIQELVRFADHPQVRHRIVFLPDYGMAMAQKLYTGCDVWLNNPLRPLEACGTSGMKAALNGCLNLSVLDGWWDEWFEPDFGWAIPTADGSGAADDDRRDAIEATALYELLEDHVAPCFYERPQRWLEMVRQTLDRLGPKVLADRMVRDYVLRLYAPAALAHRELDAKSAGELADWKARIRAQWPHVAVDHVETADSGIGSAELGGSLALRVQVALGELAPREVEVQAVAGRVDASDSITDPVHVPLKPTSGPDPAGRWLFEGPLALDRTGPFGYTVRVLPAHPLLASGVELGLAAAPPEGIASSEAAGVLMR from the coding sequence GTGAAGGCCATTCGTCGCTTTTCCGTACGTCCCGTCCTTCCTGAGTCCCTACGACCGCTCAGCGAGCTGGCGCGCAACCTGCGCTGGTCCTGGCACCCCGATACTCGTGAGCTTTTCCGCTACGCCGACCCGGAAGGGTGGCGGGCGGCCGGAGGCGACCCCGTGCGGCTCCTGAGCTCCGTATCGGCCAACCGGCTGGCCCAGCTGGCCCGGGACCGTGGATTTCTGCGCCGGCTCGCCATGGGCATAGGGGATCTGCACGACTATCTGTCCGAGCCGCGGTGGTATCAGAGCGCGGGCGATCAGCTGCCCGCGGCCATCGCCTACTTCTCACCCGAGTTCGGCATCACCGCGGCGCTGCCGCAGTACTCCGGCGGCCTTGGCATTCTCGCCGGGGACCATCTCAAGGCCGCCAGCGATCTGGGTGTCCCGCTGATCGGGGTCGGGCTGCTCTACCGGCATGGCTACTTCCGGCAGTCGCTGTCCCGCGATGGCTGGCAGCAGGAACGCTATCCGGTCCTCGACCCCAACGAGCTACCGCTGGAGCTGATGCGCGAGGGCGGTGGTTCACCCGTTCAGGTGGAACTCACGCTGCCCGGCGACCGCCGCCTGCGCGCTTATGTGTGGCAGGCCCAGGTCGGCCGGGTGCCGCTGCTGCTGCTCGACTCCGATGTGGAGGACAACGCCTCGGCGGAGCGTGGCGTCACCGACCGGCTCTACGGCGGTGGCCGGGAGCAGCGGCTGCTCCAGGAGATGCTGCTCGGCATCGGCGGCGTCCGTGCGGTGCGCGCGTACTGCCGTATCACCGGACACCCGGAGCCAGAGGTGTTCCATACGAACGAGGGGCACGCCGGCTTCCTCGGTCTGGAACGCATCCGCGAGCTGAGCCGCTATGGCGTGAGCTTTGACGCCGCGCTGGAGGCCGTGCGCGCGGGCACGGTCTTTACGACCCACACCCCGGTCTCCGCCGGGATCGACCGCTTTGACCGCGAGCTGGTCGCCCGGCACTTCGGCGAAGACGGGGAGCTGCCCGGCATCGACGTCGCGCAGGTGCTGCGGCTGGGCATGGAGACCTATCCGGGCGGGGAACCCAACCTCTTCAATATGGCCGTGATGGGTCTGCGACTGGCTCAGCGCGCCAACGGGGTGTCCACGCTGCATGGCGCCGTCAGCCGGGAGATGTTCGCCGGGCTGTGGCCAGGGTTTGACTCGGCCGAGGTGCCTATCACCTCCATCACCAATGGCGTACACGCACCGACCTGGGTGGCCCCCGAGGTCTCGGAGCGGACCTCCCGGCTGCCGGACAGCGACCTGTGGGAGCTCCGCCGTACCCTGCGCGAACAGCTGGTGCTGGAGGTACGGCAGCGGCTGTACGACTCCTGGCGGCAGCGCGGCGCCGCCCGGGCCGAGCTCGGCTGGATCAACGGTGTCCTGGACCCCGATGTCCTCACCATCGGCTTCGCCCGGCGGGTGCCCTCGTACAAGCGGCTCACCCTGATGCTGCGCGACCGCGACCGGCTGATGCGGCTGCTGCGCCACCCAGAGCAGCCGATTCAGCTGGTTGTCGCGGGCAAGGCACATCCGGCCGACGACAGCGGCAAGAAGCTCATCCAGGAGCTGGTGCGCTTCGCCGACCACCCTCAGGTGCGGCACCGGATCGTCTTCCTGCCGGACTACGGGATGGCGATGGCGCAGAAGCTCTACACCGGCTGCGATGTGTGGCTCAACAATCCGCTGCGGCCACTTGAGGCCTGCGGGACATCCGGCATGAAGGCAGCACTCAACGGCTGTCTCAATCTGTCCGTCCTGGACGGCTGGTGGGACGAGTGGTTCGAACCGGACTTCGGCTGGGCCATCCCTACCGCCGACGGGTCCGGAGCGGCCGATGACGACCGGCGTGACGCCATTGAGGCGACCGCGCTCTATGAGCTGCTGGAGGATCACGTCGCGCCGTGCTTCTATGAGCGGCCGCAGCGCTGGCTGGAAATGGTCCGGCAGACACTGGACCGGCTGGGGCCCAAGGTCCTCGCCGACCGGATGGTGCGCGACTATGTGCTGCGGCTGTACGCACCAGCCGCCCTCGCGCACCGGGAGCTGGACGCCAAGAGCGCCGGTGAGCTGGCCGACTGGAAGGCACGTATCCGGGCCCAGTGGCCGCACGTCGCCGTCGACCATGTGGAGACCGCCGACTCCGGAATCGGCTCCGCCGAGCTGGGCGGCTCGCTGGCGCTCCGGGTGCAGGTCGCCCTGGGCGAGCTGGCGCCACGCGAGGTGGAGGTGCAGGCGGTCGCGGGCCGGGTGGACGCCTCCGATTCCATCACCGATCCGGTCCATGTCCCGCTGAAGCCCACCAGCGGCCCGGATCCGGCGGGCCGCTGGCTCTTCGAGGGGCCGCTCGCCCTGGACCGTACGGGGCCCTTCGGCTATACGGTCCGCGTCCTGCCCGCACACCCGCTGCTGGCCAGCGGCGTGGAGCTGGGGCTGGCCGCGGCCCCACCGGAGGGCATCGCCTCCAGTGAGGCAGCGGGGGTGCTGATGCGCTGA
- a CDS encoding M4 family metallopeptidase, whose product MSAALVAAAAMLAAGLATGSAGAAPPVQTGALPATLSAAQYGDLIKAADASSAKAAVAAELGLGAQEKLEVRSVIKNRNGDTHTRYERTYAGLPVLGGDLVVHKTKSGETKRVTKSTNARITVKSTRAPAAKKPAASKAKGSQAPRKVIWAADGKPTLAWERVIGGVQDDGSPSELHVITDAGTGKKIFEYQAIRNGVGHSQYSGKVELGTSGSEGSYSLTDAARGGGKTHDMRNGQGGNGRLFTSKQDIWGDSTPANRETAGVDAHYGAGATWDYYKDVHGRDGIRGDGVAALTRVHYGNNYVNAFWSDSCFCMTYGDGANNEKPLTSVDVAAHEMTHGVTSATAKLIYSGESGGLNEATSDIFAAAVEFHVGSDVDVADYHVGELIDIFGNGKPLRYMDEPSKDGKSLDYWKPGAGNVDVHYSSGIANHFFFLLAEGSGQKEINGVTYNSPTADGSTLQGIGIDKAEQIWFKALTEQMTSTTNYADARRATITAASDLYGADSAEAKAVAAAWTAVKVEG is encoded by the coding sequence ATGAGCGCGGCGCTTGTCGCTGCGGCCGCGATGCTCGCCGCCGGCCTGGCCACCGGATCAGCCGGTGCCGCACCACCCGTCCAGACGGGTGCCCTGCCCGCCACGCTCTCGGCCGCGCAGTACGGCGACCTCATCAAGGCGGCGGACGCCAGCTCCGCGAAGGCCGCTGTCGCCGCTGAACTGGGCCTCGGCGCACAGGAGAAGCTCGAGGTCCGCAGCGTCATCAAGAACCGCAACGGGGACACTCACACCCGCTATGAGCGCACCTACGCCGGACTCCCCGTGCTCGGCGGCGATCTGGTGGTGCACAAGACGAAGTCCGGCGAGACCAAGCGCGTCACCAAGTCGACCAACGCCAGAATCACGGTGAAGTCCACCCGGGCCCCGGCCGCGAAGAAGCCCGCCGCTTCAAAGGCGAAGGGCAGCCAGGCACCGCGCAAAGTGATCTGGGCGGCCGATGGCAAGCCAACGCTCGCCTGGGAGAGGGTCATCGGCGGTGTTCAGGACGATGGCTCACCCAGTGAACTGCATGTCATCACCGATGCCGGGACCGGCAAGAAGATCTTTGAGTACCAGGCCATCCGCAACGGTGTCGGCCACAGCCAGTACAGCGGCAAGGTGGAGCTCGGCACTTCGGGCTCGGAGGGCTCGTACTCACTCACCGACGCCGCACGCGGCGGTGGCAAGACGCATGACATGAGGAATGGTCAGGGCGGGAACGGCAGGCTGTTCACCAGCAAGCAGGACATCTGGGGCGACAGCACCCCGGCCAACCGGGAGACCGCGGGCGTCGACGCGCACTACGGCGCCGGTGCCACCTGGGACTACTACAAGGATGTGCACGGCCGCGACGGCATCCGCGGTGACGGTGTCGCCGCCCTCACCCGGGTGCACTATGGCAACAACTACGTCAACGCCTTCTGGTCGGACTCCTGCTTCTGTATGACCTACGGTGACGGCGCGAACAACGAAAAGCCGCTCACCTCGGTCGATGTCGCGGCCCACGAGATGACCCACGGAGTCACCTCGGCCACCGCCAAGCTGATCTACTCCGGTGAGTCCGGCGGCCTCAACGAGGCCACCTCCGACATCTTCGCCGCGGCCGTCGAGTTCCATGTCGGCAGCGATGTCGATGTGGCCGACTACCACGTGGGCGAGCTGATCGACATCTTCGGCAACGGCAAGCCGCTGCGGTATATGGACGAGCCCTCCAAGGACGGCAAGTCCCTCGACTACTGGAAGCCGGGCGCCGGCAATGTCGATGTCCACTACTCCTCGGGCATCGCCAACCACTTCTTCTTCCTGCTCGCCGAGGGCAGCGGGCAGAAGGAGATCAACGGGGTGACGTACAACTCCCCGACCGCCGACGGCTCGACGCTGCAGGGTATCGGGATCGACAAGGCGGAGCAGATCTGGTTCAAGGCGCTCACCGAGCAGATGACGTCCACAACCAACTACGCGGACGCCCGCCGGGCAACCATCACGGCCGCCAGTGACCTCTACGGCGCGGACAGCGCCGAGGCCAAGGCCGTTGCGGCCGCCTGGACGGCCGTGAAGGTCGAGGGCTGA
- a CDS encoding serine hydrolase domain-containing protein, which produces MHQRAIRTRHAMTGLAAALALGATALTAPAHAATGPDHGNDTTQAALERMVENGAPGVGAMSHRPDGTWFGQAGAADLDTGRERTAKDRFRAASITKTFIATVLLQLEAEGKLSLDDTVEDWLPGVVQGNGNDGSKITLRQLLQHTSGLFNYTADPEMWERFTTGFPQHRYDTYKPRELVSIALQHQPDFEPGKGWSYSNTGYVLAGMVIEEATGKPYAKAVKQRVIKPLKLKETSFPGTRVTLPRPHAVAYSKLWSEDPDAKIHDVTELNPSWAGAAGEIVSTTGDLNRFFGALLRGELLPRPQQSAMFNTVPVGDEFPGEYGLGIYSLKLSCDKTVWGHGGSLHGSLSNVLGTRNGDHVLTANMNGDWLRDEQAYSDLFEAEFCGKKPGPGGSGPALNGSARQSPLS; this is translated from the coding sequence ATGCATCAGCGAGCCATACGCACCCGCCATGCCATGACCGGGCTGGCGGCGGCATTAGCGCTGGGCGCCACCGCACTCACCGCCCCCGCACACGCGGCCACCGGGCCGGACCACGGGAACGACACCACACAGGCCGCCCTGGAGCGGATGGTCGAGAACGGCGCACCGGGCGTGGGCGCCATGTCGCACCGCCCGGACGGGACATGGTTCGGCCAGGCCGGCGCCGCTGACCTCGACACCGGCCGGGAGCGCACCGCCAAGGACCGCTTCCGGGCGGCCAGCATCACCAAGACCTTTATCGCCACCGTGCTGCTCCAGCTGGAGGCCGAGGGCAAGCTGAGCCTGGACGACACCGTCGAGGACTGGCTGCCGGGCGTTGTACAGGGCAATGGCAACGACGGCAGCAAGATCACGCTGCGTCAGCTGCTCCAGCACACCAGCGGACTCTTCAACTACACCGCCGACCCGGAAATGTGGGAGAGGTTCACCACCGGTTTCCCGCAGCACCGCTATGACACCTACAAGCCCAGGGAGCTGGTGTCCATCGCGCTCCAGCACCAGCCCGACTTCGAGCCGGGCAAGGGCTGGTCGTACTCGAATACGGGCTATGTGCTGGCCGGAATGGTCATCGAGGAGGCGACGGGCAAGCCGTATGCCAAGGCCGTTAAGCAGCGCGTCATCAAGCCGCTGAAGCTCAAGGAGACCTCCTTCCCCGGCACCCGGGTGACGCTGCCGCGTCCGCACGCGGTGGCCTACTCCAAGCTCTGGAGTGAGGATCCGGACGCCAAGATCCACGACGTCACCGAGCTCAACCCCTCCTGGGCGGGCGCGGCAGGCGAGATCGTCTCGACGACCGGCGACCTCAACCGCTTCTTCGGCGCGCTCCTGCGCGGTGAGCTGCTGCCCAGACCACAGCAGTCCGCGATGTTCAACACTGTGCCGGTGGGAGACGAGTTCCCCGGGGAGTACGGGCTCGGGATCTACTCCCTGAAGCTCTCCTGCGACAAGACCGTATGGGGCCATGGCGGAAGCCTCCATGGCTCGCTCTCCAACGTCCTCGGGACCAGGAACGGCGACCATGTGCTCACCGCCAATATGAACGGCGACTGGCTGCGGGACGAGCAGGCCTACAGCGATCTGTTCGAGGCGGAGTTCTGTGGAAAGAAGCCCGGCCCGGGCGGCAGCGGACCCGCGCTCAACGGATCGGCCAGGCAGAGCCCGCTGAGCTGA
- a CDS encoding ABC transporter ATP-binding protein encodes MSSTEQADDPFDRDVLPAPDGASRRLLGSLLAPHRRRVAVAALLLLFQQAAVQAGPLLVAYAIDRAVPALRADDYGPLITVAAAYLLCAALSGGFQYAFVRAAARINQRVLLELRGRIYRHAQALSVDFHDRYTSGRLISRSTTDVESLRELLDEGLQELLGVVVSVVYISAMLLYLDLGLGGAALLSFVPLYLLVRNFQHRSMRVFRKRSTAIAAVIVKFAETMNGIRPVKSFRREGANDAAFRELNGQHLRVNGDSILEMARYVVLSRLTANIVVAAMVLWGAYRVADGRLALGVLAAAALYLRRLYDPIDRLGMFLNSYQSAAASLEKIAGLLAQEPGVPEPADPKPLPERASELPGREVVFDGVRFAYRTGGEVLPRFDLTLSAGQLVAVVGATGAGKSTLAKLLARFYEPTRGRVLLDGTDLRELALPELRRGVVMVTQEAFLFSGTVAENIAIGLPDASREEIERAAKAIGAHDFITALPDGYDTDVRKRGGRISAGQRQLVSFARALLADPAVLILDEATSSLDIPGERAVQQAMRTVLRGRTSVVIAHRLSTVEIADRVLVMADGRIVEDGTPAELIAGAGGRFADLHRAWRDSLS; translated from the coding sequence TTGAGCAGCACCGAGCAGGCCGACGACCCGTTCGACCGGGATGTGCTGCCCGCCCCTGACGGGGCGTCCCGGCGGCTGCTCGGGTCGCTGCTGGCCCCGCACCGGCGCCGGGTGGCCGTCGCGGCGCTGTTGCTGCTGTTCCAGCAGGCCGCCGTGCAGGCTGGTCCGCTGCTGGTCGCGTACGCCATCGACCGTGCCGTACCGGCGCTGCGCGCCGATGACTATGGGCCGCTGATCACCGTTGCGGCGGCGTATCTGCTCTGTGCCGCGCTGTCGGGCGGATTTCAGTACGCCTTTGTGCGGGCTGCCGCGCGTATCAACCAGCGCGTGCTGCTGGAGCTGCGCGGCCGGATCTACCGGCATGCCCAGGCGCTCAGCGTGGATTTCCACGACCGTTACACCTCGGGGCGGTTGATCTCCCGGTCGACGACTGATGTGGAGTCGCTGCGGGAGCTGCTTGATGAGGGATTGCAGGAGCTGCTGGGCGTCGTCGTTTCCGTCGTCTATATCTCCGCGATGCTGCTCTATCTCGACCTGGGGCTGGGTGGTGCGGCGTTGCTGTCCTTCGTGCCGCTCTATCTCCTCGTACGGAACTTCCAGCATCGCTCCATGCGGGTCTTCCGCAAGCGGTCCACGGCGATCGCGGCCGTCATCGTAAAGTTCGCGGAGACCATGAACGGCATTCGGCCGGTGAAGTCCTTCCGCAGGGAGGGCGCCAATGACGCGGCCTTCCGGGAGCTCAACGGCCAGCATCTGCGGGTCAACGGCGACTCGATTCTCGAGATGGCCCGCTATGTGGTGCTCTCCCGACTGACCGCCAATATTGTCGTCGCCGCCATGGTCCTGTGGGGGGCTTACCGAGTCGCCGACGGCAGGCTCGCGCTGGGTGTGCTGGCCGCCGCCGCGCTCTATCTGCGGCGGCTGTACGACCCGATCGACCGGCTGGGCATGTTTCTCAACTCCTATCAGTCCGCCGCTGCTTCGCTGGAGAAGATCGCCGGGCTGCTCGCCCAGGAGCCGGGGGTTCCGGAGCCGGCGGACCCCAAGCCGCTGCCGGAGCGGGCGAGCGAGCTTCCGGGCCGCGAGGTGGTCTTCGACGGGGTCCGGTTCGCCTATCGCACCGGCGGCGAGGTGCTGCCGCGCTTTGATCTCACGCTGTCCGCCGGGCAGCTGGTGGCGGTGGTCGGTGCGACCGGTGCGGGGAAGTCGACGCTGGCCAAGCTGCTGGCCCGGTTCTACGAGCCGACCCGCGGCCGGGTGCTGCTGGACGGCACCGATCTGCGGGAGCTGGCCTTGCCGGAGCTGCGCCGGGGTGTGGTCATGGTGACCCAGGAGGCGTTCTTGTTCTCCGGCACGGTCGCGGAGAACATCGCCATCGGCCTCCCCGACGCCAGCCGGGAGGAGATCGAGCGCGCCGCGAAGGCGATTGGGGCACATGACTTCATCACGGCTCTCCCGGATGGTTACGACACCGATGTCCGTAAGCGTGGCGGCCGGATTTCGGCGGGCCAGCGGCAGTTGGTCTCCTTCGCCCGGGCTCTGCTGGCCGATCCGGCGGTGCTCATCCTGGATGAGGCGACCTCCTCGCTCGACATTCCCGGTGAGCGGGCGGTCCAGCAGGCCATGCGTACGGTGCTCCGGGGCCGTACGTCGGTGGTCATCGCGCACCGGCTGTCCACGGTCGAGATCGCTGACCGGGTCCTGGTGATGGCGGACGGCCGGATTGTCGAGGACGGGACGCCCGCTGAACTCATCGCGGGGGCTGGGGGCCGCTTTGCGGATCTGCACCGGGCCTGGCGGGACAGCCTCAGCTGA